Proteins encoded by one window of Salvia splendens isolate huo1 chromosome 14, SspV2, whole genome shotgun sequence:
- the LOC121764963 gene encoding protein EPIDERMAL PATTERNING FACTOR 2-like: MSNYIFLPSTFSINVFIIFFLLTPCHTLRPFHFPSQSKGSYKPMEVKEGMELYPTGSRLPDCSYACGPCMPCRRVMVSFMTCSVESCPVVYRCVCKGRYFHVPAN; this comes from the exons ATGAGcaattatatttttcttccCTCCACTTTCTCAATTAATGTATTTATTATCTTCTTTCTACTTACCCCTTGTCACACCCTTAGACCTTTTCATT TTCCTAGTCAAAGCAAAGGGAGTTACAAGCCCATGGAGGTTAAG GAAGGGATGGAGTTATACCCGACGGGTTCGAGGCTACCCGATTGCTCATACGCATGTGGGCCATGCATGCCCTGCCGGAGGGTCATGGTTAGCTTCATGACGTGCTCAGTCGAGTCGTGCCCCGTTGTCTACCGTTGTGTGTGTAAAGGAAGATATTTTCACGTCCCTGCCAATTAA